In Deinococcus malanensis, the following are encoded in one genomic region:
- a CDS encoding sensor domain-containing phosphodiesterase has translation MYWAQAMRHKEQRKGGVSEPLELPLTRKDGTTLWVDISATSLFDQSHKFAGIVRLFTDLSQDSPSLPVVRAITSLAQNFGLLTIAEGIETEQEWDVLRELGCEVGQGYLFSRPLPAKQVLRPGTLVSVRTVRTA, from the coding sequence ATGTACTGGGCGCAGGCCATGCGCCATAAGGAACAGAGAAAAGGCGGGGTGTCCGAACCGTTGGAGCTTCCTCTGACACGGAAGGATGGCACGACACTTTGGGTCGATATCTCGGCCACGTCACTGTTCGACCAAAGCCATAAGTTTGCAGGCATCGTGCGGCTCTTCACGGACCTGAGCCAGGACTCGCCGAGTCTTCCGGTCGTGCGCGCCATCACCAGCCTGGCGCAGAATTTCGGCCTGCTCACCATTGCCGAAGGCATCGAAACCGAACAGGAATGGGACGTGCTGCGTGAACTTGGCTGCGAAGTGGGCCAGGGCTACCTGTTCTCCCGCCCACTGCCGGCCAAGCAGGTGCTGCGGCCTGGCACCCTTGTCAGCGTCCGGACAGTTCGCACCGCATGA
- a CDS encoding GGDEF domain-containing protein yields the protein MSPQPGRDSAAPSARPARSEADIARAQKLRLQRTGLGVATHLGGTLIMLSYFVTGMLELKYLLHYLAGITLACSTFMVLILTNFNLRFKDPSMTAAQIIMTVWPTAYVMYFVSVPEARTLFLLMGTVGVLFGVFALDFRRMLIVCAGVLTSYLAVVASLVRWAPERVDLRIEGVSAFAFAVVLVLITYICSYMARLRRTVRDRNVRLQETNTRLEQAMDELRELATRDHLTRLPNRRSAIERLTQETARVSRGQGEITTVCVGLLDIDHFKRVNDSYGHHVGDQVLCGVSQVLQETLRQDEFVGRYGGEEFLLILVVPSRQAADSAARRIRQALTTVRAEGLPRDHRITASLGLTFHAIGETLGATLERTDRALYQAKQQGRDCHVFDDFLVLEPELISHS from the coding sequence ATGAGTCCGCAGCCGGGAAGGGACAGCGCCGCGCCATCCGCCCGGCCAGCCCGCTCTGAGGCAGACATAGCCCGCGCCCAGAAACTGCGCCTGCAACGGACGGGCCTGGGTGTAGCCACCCATCTGGGCGGCACGCTGATCATGCTGTCCTACTTTGTGACCGGCATGCTTGAGCTCAAGTACCTGCTGCATTACCTCGCGGGGATCACCCTGGCGTGCAGCACATTCATGGTGCTGATCCTCACCAACTTCAACCTGCGTTTCAAGGACCCCAGCATGACGGCTGCCCAGATCATCATGACCGTGTGGCCGACCGCCTATGTGATGTACTTCGTGTCCGTTCCCGAGGCCCGTACGCTTTTTCTGCTGATGGGCACGGTGGGCGTACTGTTCGGCGTCTTTGCGCTGGACTTCCGGCGCATGCTGATTGTGTGCGCCGGTGTGCTGACGTCCTATCTGGCGGTCGTGGCATCGTTGGTGCGCTGGGCACCCGAACGGGTGGACCTGCGGATCGAGGGAGTCTCAGCATTCGCGTTTGCCGTGGTTCTGGTGTTGATCACCTACATCTGCAGCTACATGGCGCGCCTGCGCCGCACCGTCCGCGACCGCAATGTGCGGCTTCAGGAGACCAATACGCGCCTGGAACAGGCCATGGATGAGCTCCGGGAACTGGCCACCCGCGATCACCTGACGCGTCTGCCCAACCGCCGCTCTGCCATTGAGCGGCTTACGCAGGAAACGGCGCGCGTCTCGCGCGGGCAGGGAGAGATCACCACGGTCTGTGTGGGTCTGCTCGACATTGACCACTTCAAGCGTGTCAACGACAGCTACGGGCATCATGTCGGTGATCAGGTGCTGTGCGGAGTATCTCAGGTGTTGCAGGAAACCCTGCGTCAGGACGAATTTGTCGGCCGTTATGGAGGAGAGGAATTCCTGCTGATTCTGGTGGTCCCCAGCCGCCAGGCGGCTGACAGTGCTGCCCGGCGGATCCGGCAGGCCCTGACCACCGTCAGGGCCGAGGGCTTGCCCAGGGACCACCGCATTACGGCCTCACTGGGACTGACTTTTCATGCCATAGGCGAAACGCTGGGAGCCACCCTGGAGCGCACAGACCGGGCCCTCTATCAGGCCAAACAGCAGGGCCGCGACTGCCATGTTTTTGATGATTTTCTTGTCCTGGAGCCCGAATTGATCTCTCACAGCTG
- a CDS encoding diguanylate cyclase, which translates to MLLPHTNAAGAMMIAERVRQSIAQQEITGPLGTLGITASLGVATDPGHTVHRAGEAADLIHRADQALYQAKAGGRDRVVMGAYTSGSAADLSTFS; encoded by the coding sequence GTGCTGCTCCCGCATACCAATGCGGCTGGCGCGATGATGATTGCCGAGCGAGTGCGGCAGAGCATCGCGCAGCAGGAAATCACTGGCCCTCTGGGCACCTTGGGCATCACAGCCAGTCTTGGGGTGGCAACCGATCCAGGGCACACGGTTCACAGGGCGGGCGAAGCTGCAGACCTAATCCACCGGGCGGATCAGGCGCTCTATCAAGCAAAGGCGGGTGGGCGCGACCGAGTTGTTATGGGGGCGTACACCTCTGGTTCGGCGGCCGATTTATCTACCTTTTCCTGA